The Arachis ipaensis cultivar K30076 chromosome B07, Araip1.1, whole genome shotgun sequence genome includes a window with the following:
- the LOC107607126 gene encoding uncharacterized protein LOC107607126, whose translation MEFATYMLKGEAEHWWHGVQRLLRQEVEEIDWDTFKKEFYKKYFPRSVCDAKEMELKQLTQGNMSVAEYTRKFENLCRFSKIYQGNPDDFEEWKCLKYEGGLRDELMHSLVLLKIRNFTKLVNKSQLMEDCEHMMAASRMGHPSLSPKNFNNFHRHAVQRKVDFKVPGAPMRGN comes from the coding sequence ATGGAGTTTGCGACCTATATGCTAAAGGGAGAAGCTGAACACTGGTGGCATGGAGTGCAACGCTTGTTAAGACAGGAGGTGGAAGAGATTGACTGGGACACTTTTAAGAAGGAATTTTACAAAAAGTATTTTCCTAGATCTGTTTGTGATGCTAAAGAAATGGAACTGAAGCAGTTGACACAGGGGAATATGTCAGTGGCAGAGTATACCCGAAAATTTGAGAATTTGTGCCGATTCTCTAAGATCTATCAAGGAAACCCGGATGATTTTGAGGAGTGGAAGTGTTtgaagtacgaaggaggacttcGAGATGAGCTGATGCATTCATTGGTCCTACTGAAAATACGAAATTTCACAAAGCTTGTCAATAAGAGTCAGCTGATGGAAGACTGTGAACATATGATGGCAGCGTCAAGGATGGGACATCCGAGCTTATCACCAAAAAACTTTAATAATTTTCATAGGCATGCGGTACAGCGGAAGGTTGATTTTAAGGTACCAGGAGCACCTATGCGAGGGAACTAA